ATCGTCAGTAAGAAAATTGTTGTGCTTTTTCTAATATCTGATATGTTTCAGAATAATCTTCGACATTTGAGCGACTGCGGTCGACTCTAACTTCTCTTCGTGAATGCCTTTGAGCTTCAACCATCCGATGAAAACGAAGGAAGCTTGACGATTTTACGAGGCGCAATTATGGTCGGACACATGCACCTAAAGTTCACCGAGGCGTTATTGCAGCCCTTCTCCCTGAAGCTGGCTCTCTCTGCTTGTCGTTGTTGTAGCTGACCCTGGCGCGCCTGCTCGCTGACTGGCACTCTCGTCGTGGCGACCAGGAATATAAGTCGCAGATCGACACAGTTGCATCCGCTCCGGAGTGCTTCCTGCCTGGGTGGTCGAATCAAAGTAATCCATTCTGATAAGGGCTCTGGCTTCTCTCCGGGAAGACCGTAGCCCTGTCTCTCACGCCGTATTTCGCACTGATGAGCAATCATCACGCAAGATCGCAGGAGTGTATCGAACACATGGCAGATCAGAAAAAGATACCGGGCCGCACAGCCTTCCGATGGGGACTTCTTGGGCTGCTCAGCCTCGCCTCTTCCACCTCCGCCATCCGGGCGCAGCAGGTCACCACCCCTGAGCAAGCATTCGGATTCGCACCGGGCACAGACCGCAAACTTGCCGACTGGAAGGAACTGACGACGTACTACCAGACCCTGGCGAAGCAGTCCAAACGAATCAAGTATGAAGAGTTGGGCAAGACCACCGAAGGCCGGCCGTTCGTCGCGCTGACCATCTCATCCGCCGAGAATATGGCTCACCTGGAGGACTACCGCAAGATCCAGCTAGCCCTCGCCGACCCGCGCGTGACCACGGAAGCGCAGGCCAAGGCACTCATCGCCCAAGGCAAGACGGTCCTGGTCGTCACCTGCAACATCCACTCCACGGAGATCGCAAGCTCGCAGAGCGCCGCCGTCTTTGCCTATCGTTTGGCAACGGAGGACACTCCAGAGATCAAGGCGATCCTCGACAACGTCATCATTGTCATGGTGCCCTCCCAGAACCCCGACGGCGAACAACTCGTTGTCGACTGGTACAAGAAGTACCTCGGAACCCCCTACGAAGGCACCTCGCCCGTCGTCCTCTGGCACCACTACACCGGGCACGACGACAACCGCGACTGGTATGCGTTCACTCAGGTAGAAACGCAGCTCACCACTGACAAGGTGATCAACGCATGGCGGCCCCAAATCCTCTACGACATCCACCAGATGGGTGCGTACGGCCCCCGCATCTACCTGCCGCCCTGGGTCGATCCCATCGATCCAAACATCGATCCCCTCCTCGTCTCTTCCATGAACTCGCTGGGCACGGAGACGGCGCTCGAGATCTCGGAGACCGGCAAGCAGGGCGTGCTCATCGACGGCGTATACGATATGTGGTCGCCCGCCCGCCACTACATGGCCTATCACGGTGCACTCCGCGTACTCACGGAATCCGCCAGTGTCAACATCGCCAGTCCCATTGACATCCCGTTTGAGAAGCTCGACCGCGGCATCGGCTATGACGCAAAGGTAGCCGCCTGGAACTTTCCTGACCCGTGGAAGGGGGGAACATGGCGCCTGGGCGATATCGTCAACTATCAGATCGACGCGTTCTTTTCGATCGCAAAGAACGCAGCAAACAACCGTGCCCGCTACCTCACGGACTTCTACCACATCAACCAGCACGCAACGGAGCAGAAGTACGGCGGCCCTTACGCCTACGTGATCCCGGCAGAGCAGGTTGATCATGCGGCCACTGCACGCATGATCGATATCCTCCGTCGCGGACTGGTTGAGGTCACACAGGTCTCCGCCCCCTTCACAGCCGGAGGCAAGACCTACAGCGCGGGAAGTTACGTTGTCGTGCTCGCCCAGCCATACGGACCCTTCGCCAAAACTCTGTTGGAGGTCCAGCACTATCCCAACATCGAGCTATACCCCGGCGGCCCGCTGCGTCGCCCCTACGACGTCACCGCCCAGACCCTGCCGATGCTCTTCGGCGTCAACGCGGATGCAGTCGCGGACAAGTTTGCGTTTCAGGGGAAGCGCGTCTCGTGGGCAACCGCTACCGGCCACTTTGAAGCGTCACGCTCCGCGCCCGGCTACCTGCTGGAGGACACCGATAACGCCGGCTACTACGCTCTGTTCGCTCTGTTGAAGGATGGCGTCAAAGCCTACCGCCTGACCAGCGGCAATGAGTCCGCAGGCACCATCTACCTCCCCCGGCAGGATGGCCTGGACGTAAAGCTGAAAGCCGTGACGGCAAAGTTCGCCATAGAGATCAAACCACTCACCACCAAGCCCACAGGCACCGCATTGCTCGTCACCATGCCCCGCATTGCGATGTACCAAAGCTGGGTCCCATCCA
This region of Granulicella tundricola MP5ACTX9 genomic DNA includes:
- a CDS encoding M14 family metallopeptidase, producing the protein MADQKKIPGRTAFRWGLLGLLSLASSTSAIRAQQVTTPEQAFGFAPGTDRKLADWKELTTYYQTLAKQSKRIKYEELGKTTEGRPFVALTISSAENMAHLEDYRKIQLALADPRVTTEAQAKALIAQGKTVLVVTCNIHSTEIASSQSAAVFAYRLATEDTPEIKAILDNVIIVMVPSQNPDGEQLVVDWYKKYLGTPYEGTSPVVLWHHYTGHDDNRDWYAFTQVETQLTTDKVINAWRPQILYDIHQMGAYGPRIYLPPWVDPIDPNIDPLLVSSMNSLGTETALEISETGKQGVLIDGVYDMWSPARHYMAYHGALRVLTESASVNIASPIDIPFEKLDRGIGYDAKVAAWNFPDPWKGGTWRLGDIVNYQIDAFFSIAKNAANNRARYLTDFYHINQHATEQKYGGPYAYVIPAEQVDHAATARMIDILRRGLVEVTQVSAPFTAGGKTYSAGSYVVVLAQPYGPFAKTLLEVQHYPNIELYPGGPLRRPYDVTAQTLPMLFGVNADAVADKFAFQGKRVSWATATGHFEASRSAPGYLLEDTDNAGYYALFALLKDGVKAYRLTSGNESAGTIYLPRQDGLDVKLKAVTAKFAIEIKPLTTKPTGTALLVTMPRIAMYQSWVPSMDEGWTRWIFDQNSIPYTRVVDADIRKGDLKSRFDVLLLPDEAPRAILHGSGGREEGGGGPKPPPEFTGGMGDDGWANVKEFTEGGGTVVALNKASQLYTTQNSAGVKNALDGIANKDFYIPGSILEIAVDPQNPIGFGSKPKVPIFFELSPVFSLDDAKNSIATYTSDKPLLSGWLLGGKYLAGKTALVDLKQGKGHVVLFGFRPQYRAQSEVTYKMLFNAMLLSNSTATDLPSK